Genomic DNA from Veillonellaceae bacterium:
AGTGCCAGCAGTTTTTTAGGCAACTGAATTTAACTGAACGTGAGAAGACAATTGCCAAACAGATTCTCAAGGAAATTAATGCCCGGCTTGGGTTTCTGGTCAATGTCGGCTTAGATTATCTAACACTTGATCGGGCAGCCGGCACATTGTCAGGCGGTGAGGCCCAACGGATAAGACTGGCTACGCAAATTGGCTCCGGTCTGGTCGGTGTGCTCTATATCTTGGATGAGCCTAGCATTGGCCTGCATCAGCGCGATAACAACCGCCTGCTCGAAACGTTGAAACGGCTTAGAGATGCCGGTAATACGCTGCTAGTCGTTGAACATGATGAAGACACTATGTATGCTGCTGACCATATTATCGATATCGGCCCGGCAGCTGGCGCCGGCGGTGGGCAAGTAGTGGCGCAAGGTACAGTTGAGGAAATAAAAGCTAATACCAATTCGATAACGGGTGACTATTTAAGCCGCCGTAAATATATTCCCGTTCCGCCAGTCCGCCGTCAGCCCAATGGTAAATGGCTAGAGGTTGTCGGGGCGCGGGAAAATAACCTGAAGAACCTGAATGTTAAGTTTCCGCTCGGGGTATTTACTGCTGTAACGGGTGTGTCCGGCTCAGGTAAGAGTACCTTGGTAAATGAAATTCTTTACAAAGGACTGGCCAACAAAATTTACAGCAATAGTAAGGCACGACCGGGTGATCATCGCAGCATAAAAGGAATTGAGCATATCGATAAGATTATTGATATTGACCAGTCGCCGATCGGGCGGACGCCGCGTTCCAATCCGGCGACCTATACCAGTTTGTTTGATGCCATTCGTGAGGTTTACAGCCAAACTCCTGAGGCCAAAATGCGCGGCTACAAGCCGGGCCGATTCAGTTTCAACGTTAAGGGCGGGCGCTGCGAAGCCTGCCGTGGTGACGGTATTATTAAGATCGAAATGCACTTTTTACCTGATGTCTATGTGCCTTGCGAGGTCTGTAAAGGAGCGCGCTATAACCGCGAAACGCTTGAGGTCAAATATAAAGGCAAGAGTATTGCCCAAGTACTTGATATGGTTGTCGATGAAGCTGTAGAGTTTTTCCAAAACATCCCTAAGCTTCACCGTAAGCTGCAAGTCCTTCAAGACGTTGGCTTGGGTTATATCAAGCTAGGCCAGCCGGCCACCACCTTATCGGGCGGCGAAGCGCAGCGCGTCAAGCTTGCTACTGAACTGGCCCGCCGCAGTACCGGCAAAACGCTGTATATCTTGGACGAACCGACGACCGGTCTGCACACTGCTGATATTCATCGCTTGCTTGAGGTCTTGCAGCGGCTGGTTGACGGCGGCGACAGCGTCGTAGTAATCGAGCATAATCTTGATGTTATCAAGACTGCCGATTATGTTATTGACTTAGGCCCCGAAGGCGGTGTAAATGGTGGCACTATTGTTGCCCAAGGCTCGCCTGAAGAAATAGTAGAAGTCGCGCAATCATATACAGGTCGGTTCTTAAAGCCGCTGCTCAAAGAGAAAAATAATTAACAAGCTGAGATCGCCACGTCGCTAGCTCCCCGCACATTGAAGTGGAGAATAACTGCGTCAGCATATGGCCAGATAGAAAAGTGGTCGATCCCATAAGCGTCGCGATGACATTGTGTAGGCTAGAAGCTATACAGATAGCACTTAACCAACTCATTGTCATCGCGAGCGAAGCGCGGCGATCTCAGGTTTCCAGATAGCGCACAGAATAAATAAAGGGCAGGCATAATGCCTACCCTTGTTTTACTTATATCGCCGATACGGCTACTGGTTTTTGTCTTACTTCACGGACAGCCTTGGGTCTTTCTTCCTTGGTCATGCGTTTGTGAATGAACTGGGTGTCAATATCGCCGCTGCAGAAGTGCGGATTTTTAAGCACATCCTGATGGAACGGGATAGTTGTTGCCACGCCGGAAACCTTAAACTCAGCTA
This window encodes:
- the uvrA gene encoding excinuclease ABC subunit UvrA; amino-acid sequence: MKEKIIVKGARQHNLKNIDIEIPRDELVVITGLSGSGKSSLAFDTIYAEGQRRYVESLSAYARQFLGQMDKPDVDYIEGLSPAISIDQKTTSRNPRSTVGTVTEIYDYLRLLFARAGRPHCPKCGKPISQQTVEQMVDQIMALPEGTKLMLLATVVRGKKGEHHKVLEDIKKNGYVRIRVDGQIIDVIEEIKLEKNKRHTIEVVVDRLVIRPGIESRLADSLETALGLGGGVITAAIIDGEELVFSQNFACVDCGISLPEIAPRMFSFNSPYGACPDCTGLGNNMEFDPSLVVPDPSKALIDGAIAALSKNTNSYFMCQLEAVVEKHGGSLYNTWEELSDELKNIIMYGSEEKYTFAYDNMYGEHKIYNTKFEGVIPTLNRRHRESASDWSREEIEEFMSTKPCPTCKGARLKPEVLAVKVGGRNIYEVTRLNIAECQQFFRQLNLTEREKTIAKQILKEINARLGFLVNVGLDYLTLDRAAGTLSGGEAQRIRLATQIGSGLVGVLYILDEPSIGLHQRDNNRLLETLKRLRDAGNTLLVVEHDEDTMYAADHIIDIGPAAGAGGGQVVAQGTVEEIKANTNSITGDYLSRRKYIPVPPVRRQPNGKWLEVVGARENNLKNLNVKFPLGVFTAVTGVSGSGKSTLVNEILYKGLANKIYSNSKARPGDHRSIKGIEHIDKIIDIDQSPIGRTPRSNPATYTSLFDAIREVYSQTPEAKMRGYKPGRFSFNVKGGRCEACRGDGIIKIEMHFLPDVYVPCEVCKGARYNRETLEVKYKGKSIAQVLDMVVDEAVEFFQNIPKLHRKLQVLQDVGLGYIKLGQPATTLSGGEAQRVKLATELARRSTGKTLYILDEPTTGLHTADIHRLLEVLQRLVDGGDSVVVIEHNLDVIKTADYVIDLGPEGGVNGGTIVAQGSPEEIVEVAQSYTGRFLKPLLKEKNN